A part of Corynebacterium mustelae genomic DNA contains:
- a CDS encoding right-handed parallel beta-helix repeat-containing protein, translating into MFTLSTRKWLAIAAASSLVIAPLSAPLAAAQSSEGLLDRLSSSSSSSRSHSAPQHKAPGSPSINRTADEATPAISPEQAVEKLGLEPAQTRTAATIAEAATLPADKDHIVVTDGHSHVHFERGVDKTAGAYATIDVAGQTYGAKPKDGVSMIAFADSGDVASSLQEAVDVAAKAGTGVTLGAGKEYKLSKRIVIPHNLAYFNGNGARIISEIHTPSFQEVSSVIDIARGTTGTKISDFTLDLQHGQFTRGIAADGVSDIEISNIVMNNVFYRGIQLSANSGDLRDIVMHNNTINNQVGEAHTKGHCISIVVSARRTEPDTHFNNSPSPIWDRYVTDGTVSPNTFEASGLKVTDNKIHGGYYGLSFSGVTNSTVSGNSITANTRNISMQNNSSTNVVESNDLSDSFSSSIHIAYNSDDNQVRNNTVTTSTSTGQGLLQAYQASNGNSFTDNTVTVTGSNIPSWILYVGTDSSNTAFTGNTITGGARKAVVGIESVWDGDSARTNLPDNRPHNPHAYMGGGSVPNPVDGAMTVYNGGRGPLTDITVTNNTFTPKNSAAPLVYVGADVSAGRDGKQKFIGNVTGVDISNNTVVGEEYSEEIVTHSGSLPAVGAATIDFDDNSVSR; encoded by the coding sequence ATGTTCACACTTTCTACCCGGAAATGGTTGGCCATCGCCGCCGCATCTAGCCTGGTTATCGCCCCATTATCAGCACCGCTGGCAGCAGCACAATCTTCCGAGGGACTTTTAGATCGCCTAAGTTCCAGCAGCAGTAGCTCCCGCTCGCATTCGGCACCGCAGCATAAGGCTCCGGGTTCGCCGTCCATCAATCGCACTGCGGACGAAGCCACCCCAGCCATCAGCCCAGAGCAGGCCGTCGAAAAGCTCGGACTAGAACCGGCACAGACCCGCACTGCGGCAACGATCGCCGAGGCAGCAACGTTGCCCGCCGATAAAGACCACATCGTCGTCACTGACGGGCATTCGCATGTGCATTTCGAGCGTGGTGTCGATAAGACTGCAGGCGCCTACGCCACCATCGACGTCGCAGGTCAAACCTATGGTGCGAAACCCAAAGACGGCGTTTCCATGATTGCTTTTGCCGACAGCGGCGACGTTGCAAGCTCGCTACAGGAAGCTGTCGACGTCGCAGCTAAAGCGGGTACCGGCGTCACCCTGGGCGCGGGGAAGGAATACAAACTGTCCAAGCGAATCGTCATCCCCCACAACCTGGCCTATTTCAACGGCAATGGTGCGCGCATCATTTCAGAGATCCATACGCCTAGTTTCCAGGAAGTAAGCAGCGTCATCGACATCGCACGCGGCACGACGGGCACCAAAATTTCGGATTTCACGCTTGATCTACAACATGGCCAGTTCACCCGAGGCATCGCCGCCGACGGGGTAAGCGACATCGAAATCAGCAATATCGTGATGAACAACGTCTTCTACCGGGGCATTCAACTATCTGCCAACTCCGGGGATCTGCGCGACATTGTTATGCACAACAACACCATCAACAACCAAGTAGGCGAAGCCCATACAAAAGGCCACTGTATTTCCATTGTGGTATCCGCCCGCCGCACCGAACCGGACACTCACTTCAATAACAGCCCGAGCCCCATTTGGGATCGCTACGTAACCGACGGCACGGTAAGCCCCAATACTTTTGAAGCTTCAGGATTGAAAGTCACCGACAACAAGATTCACGGCGGCTACTACGGGTTGAGCTTCTCCGGGGTGACCAACTCCACCGTTTCTGGAAATTCGATTACCGCCAATACGCGCAATATTTCCATGCAGAATAACAGCAGCACAAACGTCGTGGAATCGAATGACCTAAGCGATAGCTTCTCCTCCAGCATTCACATCGCATACAATTCCGACGACAATCAGGTGCGCAACAATACGGTCACCACCAGCACCTCCACCGGCCAAGGCCTACTTCAGGCGTATCAAGCAAGTAACGGCAACTCGTTTACCGATAACACGGTTACGGTCACTGGCAGCAATATCCCTAGCTGGATTTTGTATGTGGGCACGGATTCCTCCAATACCGCGTTCACCGGAAACACCATTACCGGCGGTGCTCGTAAAGCAGTGGTCGGCATCGAGTCTGTTTGGGATGGTGATTCCGCGCGCACCAACCTGCCCGACAATCGCCCACACAACCCCCATGCATATATGGGCGGCGGTTCCGTACCTAATCCGGTGGATGGCGCAATGACCGTGTATAACGGCGGACGCGGCCCGCTGACCGACATCACCGTCACTAACAACACCTTTACTCCAAAGAATTCGGCCGCCCCGCTGGTTTATGTTGGCGCCGATGTCTCTGCTGGCCGCGACGGCAAGCAAAAGTTCATTGGAAATGTCACCGGCGTTGATATCAGCAATAACACCGTTGTTGGCGAGGAATACTCCGAGGAGATCGTCACCCACAGCGGCTCGTTGCCCGCTGTGGGTGCCGCCACTATTGATTTCGACGATAATAGCGTTTCTCGATAA